The genomic window AGAGGCGCTGTGATAACGATTCGGTGGGCGCGAGGATCACCGCACCGCCACAGAGACTGACTTTATCGAGGTCATCGATCTCGTCGAAGCGCAGCGCGTGGACCGCGCTTTTCAGTGATTGGCCGAGTTGCTTGACGGAAGACCACTGAGTCGCCGGGACGAGGATCGCAAAGTCATCGCCATCCAGTCGGGCAACCGCCGCCCGGGGCCCGAGCGTTGCCCGCATCGTCCGAGCCACGATCTGGAGGACGCGATCACCGGTTGCGATACCGTGCCCGGCGTTGATGGCCTTCATGTTGTAGAGATCGATGAGCACCAGCGCATAGTGACGGAAGCGGTAGTGATCGCCATACAGTTCATTGAGCCCGAAGCGCGACAGCTCGCCGGTGACTGGATCGGTCCATGACTGCTGTCGCAGACGTGTCTCAAAGCGCGTCTGAACGATCAGATAGATCCCGAACACGGCAAGCGCACACCAGAGCAGGAATGACTCCCGCATGAACTGCCAGAACCGACTGGTGATGGTGTCGTGAACGCGTGACTGGCTGGCGAAGAGGGTGAGCGTGCCGACGGTCCGCTCGTTGAACATGATCCGGCTGGTATAACCAAGGCCCGGGAATTGCCCGTGCAAACCGGTGGCGAGCGCCTCGGGCCGTGCCTGGTCGGTGTCGATGAACGCCAGTTCGTAGCCTGTGTTGCGGGCGACAAGCAGTATGTCGCCAGCCCGATCGTGGACGGTGACACGACCGATGCGTGGCATCGTCTCGAGCAACCGCAGCTCCCGACGGACTGTGGGGAGGTTGCCGGACATGACGCTTTCACCCGTGCGCTCGCCGAGCAGCTTGGCATTCCGCTCGAGCGTTGCGCGTACCGCCTGCGCCTCGTTGTCGATGGCTGCCTGGTAGTTCAGGAAGAACTGCGCGGTGACACCGAAACCGAGCACGAAGATCAACAGTACCAGGATCAACTGACCGCGGCGCAGACTGCACAGATAGTACCAACAGGTATTCAGGGAGCTGAGCAAGCGGGCGTTACCTTGATGGCGCGACTATTCGGCAAGGTGGGATGGTAACCCAACTCGGTGAGTGGATCATTAACCGCGTCGCGAGCGCGGCTGACGATTGGTGTGAACGCGGGGTGACGGTCAGGTCCAGGGCGGTAGCCAGACCGCGAGCGCCGGTGGTGCGACAATGGCCCCCCACCCGGCAATGGCGAGGTAGGGGCCGAACGGCATTTCCCTCTGCCCGTCGATGCCCTTGAAAGGCGCCTGTATCAGCACGATCAGCAGCGCGGCGATCGGCGCGATCAGCATGGTTGCCAGCAGCGCCTCGGGTCCACCCCAGGCGCCGATGAGCGCAAACAGCTTGAAATCCCCGTAACCGAGCCCGTCGATGCCGCGGAGCAACCGATAGGCGGTGTTGATCAGCCAGAGTGACGAATACCCCAGCGCCGCGCCCAGGATGGCCAGGGTCGGGGTGATGAAGTCGGTGCCGACGCTGACCAGCAGCCCCAGCCAGACGCCACTCAGCGTCATCACGTCCGGCAGCAGGTGAGTCTCGAAGTCAATCACCGCCATCGCGATCATCAGCCCGCTCATGACCAGTATGGCGCCGGCGAGCGGTTCGACGCCGAAACGCCAGACGACGAGCGCTGTGACGATGGCAGTCAGCGCCTCGGTGAATGGGTAGCGAGCTGAGATGGGATTCTGGCAGTCCCGGCAACGGCCGCGGAGCAGAACCCAGCTGATGATCGGGACGTTGTCCCGAATGCGAATCGGGTGCTTGCAGTGCGGGCAGTGCGATCCCGGCCAGGCGATGCCGGGGGGCGGATCCTCGTCCACCACGGTGTCCATCTGACGATCGGCATGCTCAATCTGCGCGGGGATCCGCGAGATGACGACATTAAGGAAGCTGCCGATGAGGGCACCGACGACAAAGGCACTCGCAAGTGTAACCATTAGAATCAATGCCTGATAACGTTAGCGCCGTTTCCACCTTCCAACCCAGCATAATCGATATTGGCCTCAATCGTGGATAGTTGGGACAACTGTGTTTTTGCCGCATCGATCGCCATGCGGATACTGGATTCATCCGCGCATTCTACAGCTCCGAAGTCATCGCACGCATTGGGCGATTGGTAATCCGTGGCTTCAGTCTCTCCATCTATAGTGAGTTCACCGTTGGTTCCCTTGGCCTCCGCATCCAGTTGATTTGGTGCGACATAGATATGTTCCTTGAACTCTACTTCCGTGTTCTCGAGGTTATTGAACCGATATCTCGCCGGTTGACCATGAATGAACGTGTCTTCCTCAAAAACGAACGGGTCGTTTATTAGCTCACCGATCTGAAGAACCGCCTCATTATTGTCGGCAAACAAGTAAAGCTCTTTCTGGATCTTTGCTGTAGCGTTTTCGAATCCGTTAAATAATATTTCGGCCTTCTGCCCATGACCGATAACGGAACCTGCGAAGTCAATGCGATTGTTAGTAAAAGAGTTAATGGAAAAACGCACATTTTTCTTTGGGTTTGTAGTAGACACAAACTGCACGGTATCCCCAAAGACTAGATCGACATTCGTCATGTCTTCAATTTTTATTTCGGCCGCCCTCCCTGCTGCAAGTATTCCACCGTTGATATCCATCCTTTCGTTCTCAATAGATTTTATTTCTACATAAGATTTCTTTTCGTTGCCGTCAACGATAATCGTATTATCGAATTCAAATGTCGTATTGATTGATTCATTGATTCTGAGTTCGGCCTTTTCTCCTTTAACATAGACGGGACCGGTTATGGATGCGGTCTCATTTTCCAGTGAGTCTAACTCTAGGTTAGCGGCATCATCACGTCCGTTTACGATAAGAGGGCCGTTAATGGAGAAATCCATGTTAAGGATATCTTCGGCTCTCATCTCTGCTTTTTCGCCTGAGACGATAACTCCTTCGTTGAATTGGATGCTGTCGTTCTCTAAAGACTCTAGCTCGACGTACGCCTCTTTTTCGTCCGCAACAGCCGCGAAAACTCCTTTAAAATTGAGATTCGAGTTGATCATGTCTTCAATTAATATCTCAACTGTTTTGCCATAAATCTCAAAGTTCTCGTTTAGTTCCAGGTCGGAGCCTTCTAGTAAAATCTCCAGCTTTATATCCGCGTCGAGATTTTTTATCTGCCAGGGTTCTGTGATGGATATCGTGTCGTTAGTCAATTCACAAGTGAGGTCGATGGAATTGCCGATTGAGCCACTTGTCGGAAGCTCGCAAACTTCACCGATGCCGGGAGCAGCGTCCTTGAGATCCTGTACGCTTGTCACAGACGGAATTCCTGTTTGAAACCTATAGCCATATTCAGCTGTGCCGTCTCGAATGATGGCGTTGTAGGTGTTACTGGCTGGAGCCGGTAAGACACTGACCCCTAGCGAGGCGCTGGTCTTGTAAAGCTTGGTGCTCAAGGCGCTATGATTATTTGGATTTGACTGAAGTCGTGCGGCATCACCGACGCTTAGGCCCTGAAGGGCGCGGGTTTTTTCATTCGCGGTGACGGTATCCTGCGTCAGTACGGCATTGGTGCCGGCTGCGATCGCCCCGACACTTAGGATCGATATCATTGCCACGATGAGAACGGATCCGAGTTGGTTGGGACGATCTCGCGGTTCTGGTGAAATCTGTTCGCGCATGCCTAGTTCCTCTTGAAGGCTCTAACGGTGTAGACCGCGCCATCTGACTCCAGAACTAGCTCGTGTAACGCCTGGGCTGGTGGAATGGTTTTGCATTCGAAACGCGTTACGTTGTTGACCAAGATAGAGCTTGATGCCGTTGACGCCATTGGTGTTTGATTGACGACGAGCTCATTGGTTGCAGTGTTCCTTTGATACACGGTTTGTTGCGGCGTACCAAAACTGATAGAACCGGGGTTGCAATTAATTTTCAACCCGCGGAATCGAACCTCGTCAGTGATCCGTGCCAAGGCATATTCGATGTTCGCCTGTTGGTCCGTCTGTTGCTCGAGCTCGGTCCGATTCTCGATGAGATCAATCAAAGGCCGTCCAATAAAGCTTGCGAGTATCCCAAGCACAGCGAGCGTCACAACCAGCTCGATCAGCGTGAAGCCCTTGTGGCATTTGGTGCTTCTAAAACGCATGGTTTTCAAGGCGCTATCCTGCTCATGAGTTATGGAACGATAAGTTGCAGACTGTTTTTGCCCTGTATGGGGATCGTGAATTTAGTGGCGTTTGTTTCACCGATCTTTACAATCTCGCAGGACGGTTCCTGCACAACGCAAATATCTTGGTTTCCTCCGGACGTAAACAATTGATTATAAGTCTTGCCTGTGGTCCACGCGGCAAGTTCCTTGTCGGTCACTTGTACCCCACCCGAGCTACAGCCCTTTTGCGGCTGAGGGGGCTTCCATAGTCCTACTTTATTGCCCTTATTACCCTTTTTGTGCTGCTGGACGGCCAGCAATGTCTCATAGCAGCTCTCAGCAGCGCGCAGTCGTTCCGCATAGCTTTGATTGTTTGCCGAGAAATTCAGCGCGGTGATCAGTAGGCTCGCGATCGTCGCCGCGCTGATCCCGATGATTACAAGGGCGATAACCAACTCGATCAATGTGAATCCATCGAACCGATTCATTGGGATTCTCGGTCGTTTTCTGATCAGCCGTCGCATGGGGAACGCTCGACCCGCCCTGTTTCGCCTGTGAGGCAGATTTCCCGCGTCGCGCCATCTGAGGCGGTCAGGACTAGAGTATAAGGCGTGGACTTGTCACAAGGCGTGCAGCCATCACAATTCACTGCCGTTACACTGCCAGTGGCTCCTGAATTAAAATTGAAATCGATCGTCGCGGGGCAGACGTCCACTGACGGACCCGCCCGGTCGGCGATCGCTGCAGTCTCCACGGCGCCGGACGTTGCCGGCGGGAATTGATGGAGCGTCTGCGCTCTCGCGCGTCGCAACTCAGCCACGACTTGATCCTCGGCCTAAACCCGCTGCCCACGAGCTGACTGACCAGATCGACGTCGAAGATGGACAGACCAACGAATAGCAGGATGAACCCGGCACTGAGGCCGAGCACCCATGGATCGCCGAAGGTCGTTTGTTGTGTGCCTGTCCCGTAGTGATCTGGCGAATTCGCCATTCCTGATTACCCCCCTGATGAAAAACGCAGCATTCTGAGCGGCTTACAAAGGGAAGTAAAGTTTGGTGCAGTGATCAGGCCATCACTGCACCCTGGCAAGTAGCTGAGCATTGCCACCGGAGGCGGTCACGTCGACGCAGACATGACGCTCATGATGGACATGTGCCCGATCCGGACAGGCGGTGATCACCGGCAGGATCTCGCCGCCGCGCTGAGCCAGCGCATTGGCGAGCGCCCGGGCCCCGTCCTGATCGCCCCACCAGAGCACGCCGGAGAAACCGTTCAGCGTCTCGAGGGCGTCAGGGTTGAGTTTCCCGAGAACCTCGACACCGACACCCCCCAGCGCCTCCACCTGTCGACGCTGCTCGGCCGCGGCCGCAGCACCGGGGCCCAGGCAGAGCAGGGGCGACCGGGGGACGTGATAGAGGCGATTGGACTCGCCGGTGGGCCCGGGCATGTCCGTGCCCTGAGCTGGCATGGCCGGGGTCGGTATCGTATCGAGTACCGATTGAACCGAGTCCGGGTCGCTCAATGGGGTTGGCGGTTCCACCGCGGTCTGTGGCGCGGTCGCCTGGCCGAATCGGGTCACGTAGTCCGGGCCGCCCGCCTTGGGACCGGTTCCAGACAGTCCTTCACCGCCGAAGGGCTGACTACCGACAATGGCACCGATCTGGTTGCGATTGACGTATAGATTGCCGGCATGGACCCGATCGACGATGTGCTGGACCCGGTCCTCGATTCGGGTATGCACGCCGAAGGTCAGGCCGTAGCCGCGGGCATTGATCGCCTCGATGACTTCGTCGAGGGCCTCGGCGCGATAGCTTGCGACATGCAGGACAGGTCCGAATATCTCGCGCTCGAGGGCCTCGATGCCCTCGACATGGATCACCGCCGGCCCGACGAAATGACCGGTATCCGGTGCCTCGATCTGCTTGATGAGCCGGCCGTCATGCCGGGCATTATCGACATGCCGCTGGATGTCGGCCGCGGCGTCGGCATCGATGACCGGACCCAGATCCGTCGACAGCCGCCAGGGATCACCCAGCCGCAGCTCGTCCATCGCGCCTGAGAGCATACGCATGAAGTCCTCACGGACATCCTCCTGGATGTAGAGACAGCGCAACGCCGAGCAGCGCTGGCCGGCAGACTGGAACGCGCTGGCGATGACATCGCGCACGGCCTGCTCGTGGAGGGCCGTTGAATCGACAATCATGGCATTGAGGCCGCCCGTCTCCGCGATCAGTGGCGCACCGGGGTCGAGATGCCGGCGCATGCTGCGATGGATCGCCCGTGCGGTGTCAGTGCCACCGGTGAAGGCGACGCCATCGATGCGTGCATCACTCGTAAGGGCTGCGCCCACCGTGGTGCCGTCGCCGGGCAGGAATTGCAGGGCCGGGACGGGAACCCCCGCCTCATGGAGCAGGGCAACGCCCTTGGCGGCGGTCAGCGGCGACTGCTCAGCCGGCTTGGCGAGCACCGCATTGCCCGCCGCCAGGGCGCCCGCAATCTGGCCGGTGAAGATGGCGAGGGGGAAGTTCCATGGCGAGATGCAGGCGAAACGCCCCCGTGGCGTGGGCGCAAGCTGCCGGGACTGGCGGGCGTAGTAGTAGAGGAAATCGATCGCCTCACGCAGCTCGCCAACCGCGTCCAGCAGATTCTTGCCCGCCTCGCGGGCGACGATGGCGAGGATTTCACCGAAGTCGCGCTCGTAGAGCTCGGCGGCCCGCTCAAGAATGCTGGCCCGCTCCCGGGCTGAGGCCGACCATGGGCGGGCAGCGGTGATGGCGGCCTCGACTTCCGCCGCGGTGGCATCCCGCACGCGACCGACGAGATCGTTGGGGTCGGCTGGGTTGGGCATATCGTGCCCGCCACCGGCCTCGGCTTGTACGCCGTCGGCCGTGATCGGTGATGCCTGGAAGCGCCGCTCACGGAACGGCCGCCGGGCTCCCTCGATGCAGTCGAGATCGGCCAGGTCGCCGAGGTCGAAGCCGCGGGCGTTGCGGCGGCTCGGGAGGAAGAGCGCCGGGCCGTTGGCGAGCTTTGGGTTGACCGGTTGGACCACATCGTCAAGGGCCTCGAAGGGACAGGCAACAACGGTTTCTGGGGCGACGTTCTCGTCGACGATCTGATTGACGAAGGACGAGTTGGCGCCGTTCTCAAGCAGCCGCCGCACCAGATAGGCGAGTAGATCGCGATGCTCGCCCACGGGGGCATAGATCCGGCAGCGGGTGCCGTGACGATGCATGACGATGTCGTGCAGCCGCTCGCCCATGCCATGCAGGCGCTGGAACTCGAATGCCTCGGCCGGCACCTGCAGGTCGTCGGCCATCGCCAGGACCGCCGCCACTGAATGGG from Spiribacter curvatus includes these protein-coding regions:
- a CDS encoding bifunctional diguanylate cyclase/phosphodiesterase, with the translated sequence MLSSLNTCWYYLCSLRRGQLILVLLIFVLGFGVTAQFFLNYQAAIDNEAQAVRATLERNAKLLGERTGESVMSGNLPTVRRELRLLETMPRIGRVTVHDRAGDILLVARNTGYELAFIDTDQARPEALATGLHGQFPGLGYTSRIMFNERTVGTLTLFASQSRVHDTITSRFWQFMRESFLLWCALAVFGIYLIVQTRFETRLRQQSWTDPVTGELSRFGLNELYGDHYRFRHYALVLIDLYNMKAINAGHGIATGDRVLQIVARTMRATLGPRAAVARLDGDDFAILVPATQWSSVKQLGQSLKSAVHALRFDEIDDLDKVSLCGGAVILAPTESLSQRLSEADLAMRHAKHRDWKSVVCADAAFIANSHSAGAFVTDLQIRQGLRNDEFGYHIQPLVNVETGATLGYESLIRWTHEGEIRSPAIFLDRFREVIKDDALYPYVVAMRRALTERAMRNDVGVLSYNIGLEDLQRLERPEQLSRDFGADIQHAPQVIIEVTERGLPQHLGDDLTGLKAAWDGLRGERTVLALDDFGALESNLYRLRELDIDYVKIDKTLISAVTDDFKSRAIVESIASLCGALNIQVVAEGIESETLCQTVQSLGIVIQQGFYLGRPQAPDYYLN
- a CDS encoding prepilin peptidase, with the translated sequence MVTLASAFVVGALIGSFLNVVISRIPAQIEHADRQMDTVVDEDPPPGIAWPGSHCPHCKHPIRIRDNVPIISWVLLRGRCRDCQNPISARYPFTEALTAIVTALVVWRFGVEPLAGAILVMSGLMIAMAVIDFETHLLPDVMTLSGVWLGLLVSVGTDFITPTLAILGAALGYSSLWLINTAYRLLRGIDGLGYGDFKLFALIGAWGGPEALLATMLIAPIAALLIVLIQAPFKGIDGQREMPFGPYLAIAGWGAIVAPPALAVWLPPWT
- a CDS encoding type II secretion system protein, coding for MRFRSTKCHKGFTLIELVVTLAVLGILASFIGRPLIDLIENRTELEQQTDQQANIEYALARITDEVRFRGLKINCNPGSISFGTPQQTVYQRNTATNELVVNQTPMASTASSSILVNNVTRFECKTIPPAQALHELVLESDGAVYTVRAFKRN
- a CDS encoding type II secretion system protein yields the protein MNRFDGFTLIELVIALVIIGISAATIASLLITALNFSANNQSYAERLRAAESCYETLLAVQQHKKGNKGNKVGLWKPPQPQKGCSSGGVQVTDKELAAWTTGKTYNQLFTSGGNQDICVVQEPSCEIVKIGETNATKFTIPIQGKNSLQLIVP
- the putA gene encoding bifunctional proline dehydrogenase/L-glutamate gamma-semialdehyde dehydrogenase PutA; this encodes MDIRISALDTNRPVELPAALTHGMRRSEIATLQRLVDRADLSTEQRQAIVASAADLVREIRQSARPGLMEVFLAEYGLSTDEGIALMCLAEALLRVPDAPSIDALIEDKIRPSDWGQHMGHSSSSLVNASTWALMLTGRILDNPSQGVTRNLRSAVKRLGEPVIRTAVGRAMREMGRQFVLGESIEAALKRARSQEKKGFTYSYDMLGEAARTAADAQTYFESYRDAIIRISGAARYSSGRDNPGISVKLSALHPRYELAQRDRVLHELVPRVTALAQLAAEKGLGFNIDAEESDRLNLSLEVAEAVLQDPATAGWDGFGMVIQAYGQRAADTVDWLYQLAQRLDRRMTLRLVKGAYWDTEIKRAQTLGVDGFPVFTRKAGSDVSYLAVSRQLLGMTDRLYPQFATHNAHSVAAVLAMADDLQVPAEAFEFQRLHGMGERLHDIVMHRHGTRCRIYAPVGEHRDLLAYLVRRLLENGANSSFVNQIVDENVAPETVVACPFEALDDVVQPVNPKLANGPALFLPSRRNARGFDLGDLADLDCIEGARRPFRERRFQASPITADGVQAEAGGGHDMPNPADPNDLVGRVRDATAAEVEAAITAARPWSASARERASILERAAELYERDFGEILAIVAREAGKNLLDAVGELREAIDFLYYYARQSRQLAPTPRGRFACISPWNFPLAIFTGQIAGALAAGNAVLAKPAEQSPLTAAKGVALLHEAGVPVPALQFLPGDGTTVGAALTSDARIDGVAFTGGTDTARAIHRSMRRHLDPGAPLIAETGGLNAMIVDSTALHEQAVRDVIASAFQSAGQRCSALRCLYIQEDVREDFMRMLSGAMDELRLGDPWRLSTDLGPVIDADAAADIQRHVDNARHDGRLIKQIEAPDTGHFVGPAVIHVEGIEALEREIFGPVLHVASYRAEALDEVIEAINARGYGLTFGVHTRIEDRVQHIVDRVHAGNLYVNRNQIGAIVGSQPFGGEGLSGTGPKAGGPDYVTRFGQATAPQTAVEPPTPLSDPDSVQSVLDTIPTPAMPAQGTDMPGPTGESNRLYHVPRSPLLCLGPGAAAAAEQRRQVEALGGVGVEVLGKLNPDALETLNGFSGVLWWGDQDGARALANALAQRGGEILPVITACPDRAHVHHERHVCVDVTASGGNAQLLARVQ